The following coding sequences are from one Paenibacillus tundrae window:
- a CDS encoding saccharopine dehydrogenase family protein, producing MQDVSKVATVKDQIWVVGGYGQVGQMICNQLGQAFPGKVWAVGPRLNRAEEFSRSTNGAVLPLQLDVREHIDPVMLAKVKLVVMCVDQMHTHFVEACAEAGTDYMDITAKYDFLAQVERLQEQMQAKKATAMLSVGLSPGVTNLLVREAVDGMDQTDEVNITVMLGLGEKHGKAAVEWTVDQMNTTYQVTQKGEHAEVASFDDGKWIDFGEELGRRKSYRFNFSDQHVVARTLQIPTVSTRLCLDSRWITRAMSLAKRLGIFRLLRISSIRNATVKAFGLIPGGEEMYAVKVDAKGWTKGKPIVMEQLIVGQREADVTAAVAAATAEKMYQEKLSPGVFHIEQALSIQDIQRVLHTPLQITTRIS from the coding sequence ATGCAAGACGTATCTAAGGTTGCAACGGTTAAGGATCAAATCTGGGTAGTAGGCGGGTATGGACAGGTTGGGCAAATGATATGTAATCAGCTAGGGCAAGCTTTCCCTGGAAAGGTGTGGGCTGTGGGTCCGAGGTTGAATCGGGCTGAGGAATTCAGTCGATCTACGAATGGAGCTGTCCTTCCGCTCCAACTTGATGTAAGAGAGCATATCGATCCTGTGATGTTAGCTAAGGTTAAGCTTGTGGTGATGTGCGTAGATCAGATGCATACTCATTTTGTCGAAGCATGTGCGGAGGCAGGAACAGATTATATGGATATTACAGCGAAATACGATTTTTTGGCTCAGGTAGAACGATTACAGGAACAGATGCAGGCCAAAAAAGCAACGGCGATGTTAAGTGTTGGGCTATCACCAGGAGTCACCAATCTACTCGTTCGTGAAGCTGTAGATGGCATGGATCAGACGGATGAAGTAAATATTACGGTGATGTTAGGTCTTGGTGAGAAACATGGAAAAGCAGCCGTGGAGTGGACGGTGGATCAGATGAATACGACATATCAGGTTACGCAGAAGGGAGAACATGCGGAGGTAGCTAGCTTTGACGATGGCAAATGGATTGATTTTGGAGAGGAACTTGGACGCAGAAAGTCGTATCGATTCAACTTCTCCGATCAGCATGTCGTAGCTCGTACATTACAGATTCCAACGGTTTCTACCAGGCTGTGTCTGGACTCTCGATGGATCACAAGAGCGATGTCACTTGCCAAACGGTTAGGGATATTCCGATTGTTGCGTATTTCTTCGATTCGTAATGCTACGGTTAAGGCATTTGGTCTGATTCCAGGCGGCGAAGAAATGTATGCTGTTAAGGTGGACGCAAAAGGATGGACGAAAGGGAAACCTATTGTAATGGAGCAGCTTATTGTTGGACAGCGCGAAGCGGATGTGACGGCAGCGGTTGCAGCAGCTACGGCGGAGAAGATGTATCAAGAGAAGCTTTCCCCCGGTGTATTTCATATTGAGCAGGCGCTCTCCATTCAGGATATACAGCGTGTGCTTCATACACCACTCCAGATTACAACGAGGATTAGTTAA
- a CDS encoding amidohydrolase: MSILIKQAMIMTMNDNDAPFMGDIRVEGDRIVEIATHITSQPGDEVIHGKDMLAMPGLINAHQHSPMSLLRGFSDDLKLMDWLDRKMLPAEANMTPEDIYWGAQLSHAEMIRSGTTTYADMYVHMNEIAEAVTLTGIRASLTRGMVFMEDDGGRRLQEAIDLVQRWSGKAEGRITTMYGPHSPYTCAPEPLRDVITMAEKENVPIHIHLAETREEVIKIQERYGVTPTEYLKNLGMFEQAHVLLAHAVHLDRQDVERLKGMRGGVSHNPVSNLKLGCGIAPITEMMTQGIQVGLGTDGAGSATTVDMFEEIKAATWLQKLDYGDPTRLPARKVLQMATRGSAGLLNLEEQVGVLEVGRKADIILIDLSKPHLQPVHNLESLVAYSVNGADVDTTIVNGKILMKGRQLLTIDEEILFHETRTRAKRIVEGI, encoded by the coding sequence ATGAGTATCTTGATTAAGCAAGCGATGATTATGACCATGAACGATAATGATGCCCCCTTTATGGGGGATATTCGTGTTGAAGGAGATCGGATTGTTGAGATTGCGACTCATATCACGAGTCAACCGGGAGATGAAGTGATTCATGGAAAAGATATGTTGGCTATGCCTGGCCTAATTAATGCGCATCAACATTCCCCAATGAGTTTGTTGCGCGGTTTCTCGGATGATCTGAAGCTTATGGACTGGTTAGACCGCAAAATGCTGCCTGCAGAAGCGAATATGACTCCTGAAGATATATATTGGGGCGCGCAGTTGTCCCATGCTGAGATGATTAGGTCTGGCACAACAACCTATGCCGATATGTACGTACACATGAATGAGATAGCAGAGGCTGTGACGTTAACGGGAATTCGAGCTTCGTTAACACGGGGTATGGTGTTTATGGAGGATGATGGTGGGCGCAGGCTGCAGGAAGCCATTGATCTAGTACAGCGTTGGTCCGGTAAGGCAGAGGGGAGAATTACAACCATGTACGGGCCGCATTCCCCTTATACCTGTGCACCGGAACCACTGCGGGATGTGATCACCATGGCAGAGAAAGAGAATGTCCCTATCCATATACATCTGGCTGAGACAAGAGAAGAAGTGATCAAGATACAGGAACGATACGGTGTAACACCAACCGAATATCTTAAGAATCTAGGGATGTTCGAACAGGCTCATGTGCTGCTAGCTCACGCTGTTCATCTGGATCGACAAGATGTTGAACGGTTAAAAGGAATGCGTGGAGGGGTATCTCATAACCCGGTAAGTAATCTGAAGCTCGGCTGTGGCATTGCCCCTATTACCGAGATGATGACGCAAGGGATTCAAGTTGGACTTGGCACGGATGGGGCAGGAAGTGCAACAACGGTCGACATGTTCGAGGAGATCAAGGCAGCGACCTGGTTGCAAAAACTGGATTATGGTGATCCTACGCGTTTACCAGCACGCAAGGTACTACAGATGGCTACCCGTGGGAGTGCAGGATTGTTAAATCTGGAAGAGCAGGTGGGGGTATTGGAAGTAGGACGCAAAGCGGATATCATTTTAATAGATCTGTCAAAACCACATCTGCAACCTGTGCATAATCTGGAGTCCCTAGTGGCCTACAGTGTGAATGGTGCGGACGTAGATACAACCATTGTAAACGGTAAAATTCTGATGAAGGGCAGACAGTTGCTTACGATTGATGAAGAAATACTATTTCACGAGACTCGTACACGCGCTAAACGGATTGTTGAAGGAATCTAA
- a CDS encoding dockerin type I domain-containing protein — protein MKGKIDKKQLAPLMKKSMLTVLGLSIALPLGGSLPQAAADAGGNGIIISQPVLNDDISWLNTSSKALNNTDYIMNHVPINVLNDEVISIDLSSLFPDEFFNNISASTEDSHVARVFESSGNLIVEPLQDGEITISLSANYIDSEETVTDQIKLYISKKGDANYDGKVNSTDATQILSHIRNEIFRRSYNQVELNRMDVNRDGKVMLDDAHVLMQGYTKKELGAKDNHYIFTFQQIEDGPYALHARLLGDLKVGSTVTGNYEYWDLENSDAEESGTAFQWYWTDDQGVEHAIAEATSREYHILPEDEGKQLSLKITPRSNYGGEGKPVTVKASTTVSKPESSVKVQSLSPANGTENVSTFGMIEITYDNMILTHQPFIGFVIKDATTGDVVASYNSTEEYVINGEKLIIFLKDLEPYTRYSVEIPANFLYFDNGDGSLVEGPTIGMGSGKEPWTFRTWAPI, from the coding sequence GTGAAGGGGAAAATAGACAAAAAACAACTTGCTCCGTTGATGAAAAAAAGCATGTTAACTGTGCTTGGATTGAGCATAGCTTTACCGTTAGGTGGATCACTTCCTCAGGCTGCTGCTGATGCTGGTGGAAACGGAATCATTATTTCTCAACCGGTTCTAAACGATGATATTAGCTGGCTTAATACATCATCTAAAGCTTTGAATAATACAGACTATATCATGAACCATGTTCCTATCAACGTACTCAATGATGAAGTTATTTCTATTGATCTGTCTAGTCTTTTTCCAGATGAATTTTTTAACAACATAAGTGCTTCTACCGAAGACTCACATGTAGCAAGAGTGTTTGAATCCTCTGGTAATTTAATTGTAGAGCCTCTACAAGACGGTGAAATTACGATTTCACTAAGTGCAAATTATATTGATTCAGAAGAAACAGTAACGGATCAAATTAAACTGTACATCAGTAAAAAAGGTGATGCCAACTATGATGGCAAGGTTAACTCAACCGATGCAACTCAAATTCTCTCTCACATCCGTAATGAGATATTCAGACGTTCTTATAACCAAGTGGAATTGAATCGGATGGATGTTAATCGAGATGGAAAAGTGATGTTAGACGATGCACATGTATTGATGCAAGGTTACACCAAGAAAGAGCTTGGGGCAAAAGATAACCATTATATCTTCACATTCCAGCAGATTGAAGATGGACCATATGCACTTCATGCTCGACTTTTAGGTGATCTGAAAGTAGGGAGCACAGTAACTGGGAACTACGAATATTGGGATTTAGAAAATAGTGATGCTGAGGAGTCTGGTACAGCGTTTCAATGGTATTGGACGGATGATCAAGGAGTAGAGCATGCAATTGCTGAAGCCACATCGAGGGAGTATCATATTCTACCAGAAGATGAAGGGAAACAACTTTCATTAAAAATCACGCCTAGATCAAATTATGGTGGAGAAGGGAAACCTGTGACCGTAAAAGCGTCTACTACGGTAAGTAAGCCGGAGTCAAGCGTCAAAGTGCAAAGTTTATCGCCTGCAAATGGGACGGAAAACGTGAGTACCTTTGGAATGATAGAAATTACTTATGACAATATGATTCTTACTCATCAACCTTTTATTGGATTTGTGATTAAAGATGCAACTACAGGTGATGTAGTAGCAAGCTATAACTCGACCGAAGAGTATGTAATAAATGGTGAAAAGTTAATTATTTTTCTAAAGGATTTGGAGCCTTATACAAGATATTCAGTTGAAATTCCCGCAAATTTCCTATACTTTGACAACGGTGATGGTTCACTTGTTGAAGGTCCGACAATCGGGATGGGATCAGGTAAGGAACCTTGGACGTTCAGAACGTGGGCACCAATCTAA
- a CDS encoding S-layer homology domain-containing protein: MGHPNKKRVRVKRTMSSLIALSLLSSLALPSIAGAAPSETFKIQIDSVSVQAGQSVHVPVTLKKPERNEVTSYNMQVDYDSTALEIVRITPKYGKTEYPGCAENTEGCFQYHFDNESGWVRIIWADFTAGNHNISSEQQLFDIEFKAKSNATSGVKQLTIQNDSEHWNFSNSIYQQPAEWSGGAITITGGGSSGGGNSGTPTPSNPSTPPTSSTGGTPSTSTSQAATTTPSTPAVTKGVDIYVNGLKQEQSATASTSTIGNQVTTTVKVDNEKVITQIGSGLRSVMLPITGTGADKVVGELNGKLVKAMDGKDAELILQTDFGTYTLPANQLQIDRLASELGAGSSLDNIVIQLTVSKSSETTKAIVEAAAAKQSNTSIVGSPIDFEVRATVGEKQVQVNQFDTYVERTITLPDDIDPTKITTGVVLLSDGSVLHVPTKVSNTDGHYSAVINSLTNSTYALVYHQAAFDDIASHWSRNDVEDLASRMIIQGTSEGTFAPDRSITRAEFTAVLLRSLGLHTPKGTEAIAFSDVSESSWYAGEVQTAVSYGLVNGYSDDSFRPSGVITRAEALTIISRAMNLVELEQASSSETAALLSSYTDGNSVQTWAADPVASAIKQGLVEGSDGKIKANSSISRSQTVTIVKRLLSKAGLI; this comes from the coding sequence ATGGGTCATCCGAATAAAAAGCGTGTTAGAGTCAAAAGAACAATGTCTAGTTTAATCGCTTTATCGCTCCTATCCTCACTCGCATTGCCGAGTATCGCAGGAGCAGCACCATCAGAGACGTTCAAGATTCAAATTGATAGTGTCAGTGTACAAGCAGGACAGTCAGTTCATGTGCCTGTAACTTTGAAGAAACCAGAACGCAATGAGGTAACCAGCTACAATATGCAGGTTGACTATGATTCAACCGCTTTGGAAATTGTTCGCATCACCCCGAAATATGGGAAGACGGAATACCCAGGCTGTGCGGAAAATACAGAAGGCTGCTTCCAGTATCATTTCGATAATGAATCAGGCTGGGTACGTATTATCTGGGCAGATTTTACGGCCGGAAATCACAACATTTCATCTGAACAGCAACTATTTGATATCGAATTTAAGGCGAAGAGCAATGCCACCTCAGGTGTTAAACAGCTCACCATTCAAAATGACTCCGAACATTGGAACTTCAGTAACTCAATCTATCAACAACCTGCTGAATGGTCCGGCGGAGCAATTACGATTACAGGTGGAGGTTCATCTGGTGGTGGGAATTCAGGCACGCCTACACCGTCCAACCCGTCTACACCACCTACATCTTCTACAGGTGGAACACCATCTACAAGTACATCGCAGGCAGCTACGACGACTCCTTCGACGCCTGCAGTAACCAAAGGTGTAGATATTTATGTCAATGGACTGAAACAGGAGCAGTCGGCAACGGCTTCCACATCGACGATTGGTAATCAGGTGACGACTACCGTGAAGGTGGATAATGAGAAGGTTATTACTCAAATCGGCAGTGGACTAAGATCGGTCATGCTCCCAATTACAGGCACAGGTGCTGACAAAGTAGTTGGTGAACTGAATGGTAAACTGGTGAAAGCGATGGATGGAAAAGATGCAGAGCTTATCCTCCAAACGGATTTTGGTACCTATACACTTCCGGCGAACCAGCTGCAAATTGATCGACTTGCGTCTGAACTAGGAGCAGGTTCATCACTAGACAATATCGTTATTCAGCTGACGGTTTCCAAAAGCTCTGAAACCACTAAAGCCATTGTGGAAGCAGCGGCAGCCAAACAAAGTAACACAAGCATCGTTGGTTCACCTATCGATTTTGAAGTTAGAGCAACTGTAGGTGAGAAGCAAGTTCAAGTGAATCAGTTCGACACGTATGTAGAACGCACAATTACACTACCAGATGATATTGACCCTACCAAAATCACGACCGGAGTAGTGCTGCTATCTGATGGAAGTGTGTTACATGTACCTACCAAAGTAAGTAATACAGACGGTCACTATTCGGCTGTTATTAACAGTCTGACCAATAGCACGTACGCATTGGTGTATCATCAGGCCGCATTTGACGATATCGCATCACATTGGAGTCGTAACGATGTGGAGGATCTTGCGTCCCGTATGATTATCCAGGGAACATCAGAAGGTACTTTTGCGCCAGATCGCAGCATTACACGTGCGGAGTTCACGGCAGTTCTTCTGCGTAGTCTTGGGTTGCATACTCCAAAAGGAACAGAAGCGATTGCATTCTCGGATGTTTCGGAGAGTAGTTGGTATGCGGGTGAAGTGCAGACGGCGGTTTCCTATGGTCTAGTAAACGGTTATTCAGATGATAGCTTCCGTCCTAGTGGTGTTATTACACGTGCAGAAGCGTTAACGATCATATCTCGTGCCATGAATTTAGTGGAATTGGAACAAGCTTCCTCATCTGAGACGGCAGCGTTGTTAAGTTCCTATACCGATGGAAATAGCGTACAGACGTGGGCTGCAGATCCGGTGGCATCAGCCATTAAACAAGGCTTGGTCGAAGGCAGTGACGGCAAAATAAAAGCGAATTCATCTATTAGTCGTTCTCAAACTGTAACAATTGTTAAACGCCTCTTGAGCAAGGCAGGGCTTATTTAA
- a CDS encoding UbiD family decarboxylase, translating into MKYRNMEDCINDLEQHGHLIRVKEEVDPDLEMAAIHMKVFEAQGPALLFEQVKGSKFRALSNLFGNMERSKFLFRETLEGVQRVMEVRGDPMKALKRPFAHMGTALAAWQALPKQKSISLPVSAQEIQISDLPLIKHWPMDGGAFVTLPQVYSEDPDKPGIMNSNLGMYRVQLSGNEYEMNKEIGLHYQIHRGIGVHQAKAVKKGEPLKVSIFIGGPPAHTLSAVMPLPEGLSEMTFAGLLAGRRFRYSYKDGYCISNDADFVITGDIYPGETKPEGPFGDHLGYYSLTHEFPLMRVHKVYAKPNAIWPFTVVGRPPQEDTAFGDLIHEITGDAIKQEIPGVKEVHAVDAAGVHPLLFAIGSERYTPYQVVKQPTELLTIANRILGTGQLSLAKYLFITAEDQQPLSTHREVEFLTYILERLNLKRDIHFYTNTTIDTLDYSGTGLNSGSKVVFAAYGDPVRELCKEVPETLKGIRGYDNPQLVMPGIVSLQTSPFISYEDTVKEMDAFTALLKEKGDVSSCPMIILCDDSTFISDNLSNFLWATFTRSNPSHDMYGVNSGYENKHWGCDQIIIDARVKPHQAPPLIADPAVEKRIERLFAKGGSLASIKI; encoded by the coding sequence ATGAAATATCGCAATATGGAAGATTGTATTAACGATCTGGAGCAGCATGGACATCTGATTCGTGTGAAGGAAGAGGTTGATCCGGATCTAGAGATGGCAGCGATTCATATGAAAGTGTTTGAAGCTCAAGGGCCTGCATTGTTATTTGAACAGGTAAAAGGTTCTAAGTTCCGGGCACTTTCCAACCTTTTTGGCAACATGGAACGTAGTAAATTTCTATTCCGTGAGACGCTTGAAGGTGTGCAACGTGTCATGGAGGTACGGGGAGACCCGATGAAAGCCTTGAAAAGGCCTTTTGCCCATATGGGGACAGCTCTCGCTGCCTGGCAGGCTTTGCCTAAGCAAAAATCGATTAGCTTGCCGGTGTCTGCTCAGGAAATTCAAATTTCAGATTTGCCATTGATTAAACACTGGCCGATGGATGGAGGCGCATTCGTAACACTGCCTCAAGTTTATTCGGAAGATCCGGACAAACCAGGCATTATGAACTCCAACTTAGGGATGTACCGTGTACAGCTTAGTGGTAATGAGTATGAAATGAACAAGGAGATTGGACTGCACTACCAGATTCACCGGGGAATCGGAGTGCATCAGGCAAAAGCAGTCAAAAAGGGTGAGCCGTTAAAAGTTAGTATTTTCATCGGTGGACCACCTGCGCATACGTTATCTGCTGTAATGCCGCTGCCCGAAGGACTTAGTGAGATGACCTTTGCCGGACTGCTTGCCGGACGCCGTTTCCGGTATAGTTACAAGGATGGTTATTGCATCAGTAACGATGCTGATTTTGTTATTACAGGAGATATTTATCCTGGGGAAACGAAACCGGAAGGACCCTTCGGTGACCATCTCGGATACTACAGCCTTACGCATGAGTTCCCGCTAATGAGAGTGCACAAGGTGTATGCTAAACCTAATGCAATTTGGCCATTTACTGTCGTTGGTCGTCCGCCGCAGGAAGATACGGCATTTGGTGACTTGATCCACGAAATAACAGGTGATGCGATCAAGCAGGAGATTCCAGGTGTGAAAGAAGTCCATGCCGTCGATGCTGCGGGTGTGCACCCGCTCTTGTTTGCAATCGGAAGTGAGCGTTATACACCGTACCAAGTGGTCAAACAACCAACAGAGCTACTGACCATCGCTAACCGCATTCTGGGTACAGGACAGCTTAGTTTAGCGAAGTATCTATTTATTACAGCCGAGGATCAACAACCGCTGAGCACCCATCGGGAGGTTGAATTCCTGACTTATATCTTAGAGCGGTTAAATCTGAAGAGAGATATCCATTTCTATACGAATACAACAATTGATACACTCGATTATTCGGGCACGGGCTTGAATAGCGGGAGCAAGGTTGTTTTTGCAGCTTATGGAGATCCAGTTAGAGAGTTGTGTAAGGAAGTGCCTGAGACATTGAAGGGAATCCGTGGCTATGACAATCCTCAGCTAGTCATGCCGGGAATTGTGTCCTTGCAGACGTCGCCGTTCATTAGTTATGAAGACACTGTGAAGGAAATGGACGCATTTACGGCATTGCTGAAGGAGAAGGGGGACGTGTCTTCGTGTCCAATGATTATTTTGTGCGACGATAGCACATTCATCAGCGACAATCTCAGCAATTTCTTATGGGCAACATTTACCCGCAGTAATCCATCCCATGATATGTACGGGGTCAATAGTGGATATGAGAACAAGCACTGGGGTTGTGACCAGATCATTATTGATGCACGTGTGAAGCCACATCAAGCTCCGCCACTCATTGCCGATCCAGCGGTAGAGAAAAGAATAGAACGTTTATTTGCCAAAGGTGGGAGCCTGGCTTCCATTAAAATCTAA
- a CDS encoding HD-GYP domain-containing protein has product MRIHIMNLQDGDRLTADTFSDAGLHVLGQGTVLKSEDITLLMQHRVDYVDIEPREEEITEAEFFAAAAVHSTRMNGDIPPEEEMKSQFVQTVHNYQSAFLEALTVGKFNATMVDDALQPMVEGLDEQKDVVHLLMMLERDDVNNYTHSIQVGLLSFYMATWLGYSPKECYQISRGGYLHDIGKCKVSHRIRNKTEPLTPDEQLEYQRHTIYGHDIIKSSMRDEATALVALQHHEREDGSGYPMQIKKDEIHPYTQIVSVADVYISMRSGDFGSSNPNLINNLRDIYSMGFGKLNEKPVQALMQHLLPNFIGKQVLLSNGEKGVIVMNNPSDIFKPLIKVESEQYRDLSKERSLSIDDLIINS; this is encoded by the coding sequence TTGAGAATCCATATTATGAACCTGCAAGACGGAGATCGTCTAACTGCTGACACGTTTAGCGATGCAGGATTACACGTTTTGGGTCAAGGGACTGTACTAAAAAGTGAGGATATTACCTTACTGATGCAGCACCGTGTGGACTATGTGGATATCGAACCACGCGAGGAAGAAATTACAGAAGCTGAATTTTTTGCAGCCGCTGCGGTACATTCGACTAGAATGAATGGAGATATACCTCCCGAAGAAGAAATGAAATCGCAATTTGTGCAAACCGTACATAATTATCAATCTGCATTTCTTGAGGCGCTCACTGTGGGGAAATTTAACGCCACGATGGTAGACGATGCGCTACAGCCAATGGTTGAAGGTTTGGATGAGCAAAAGGACGTTGTTCACTTGCTGATGATGCTGGAGCGGGACGATGTAAATAACTACACACATTCCATTCAAGTTGGACTATTGTCCTTCTATATGGCTACCTGGTTGGGATACTCTCCGAAGGAGTGTTATCAAATTAGCCGCGGAGGATACCTGCACGATATCGGGAAATGCAAAGTATCTCATCGCATCCGGAATAAAACGGAGCCTTTAACACCAGATGAGCAGTTAGAGTACCAGCGCCACACCATCTATGGGCATGACATTATTAAGAGCTCCATGAGAGATGAGGCTACAGCCCTTGTTGCACTCCAGCATCATGAACGTGAAGATGGCTCAGGATATCCAATGCAGATCAAGAAAGACGAGATACACCCATATACCCAAATCGTCTCCGTGGCGGATGTTTATATCAGTATGAGATCAGGGGATTTCGGAAGTAGTAATCCAAACTTGATCAACAATCTGCGCGATATTTATTCCATGGGCTTCGGTAAATTGAATGAAAAGCCAGTTCAGGCGTTAATGCAGCATTTATTGCCTAACTTTATTGGTAAACAAGTGTTGCTTAGCAATGGAGAGAAGGGGGTTATTGTTATGAATAATCCATCTGATATCTTCAAGCCATTGATTAAAGTGGAATCAGAGCAGTACCGCGACCTGTCCAAGGAACGTAGTCTCTCAATCGACGACTTAATTATTAACAGCTAG
- a CDS encoding SRPBCC family protein, with translation MIQVVTEITINAPIERCFDAARDIDLHTQTVWRHTREQAVSGVTTGLIRDGDTVTFEATHLGVRQRLTSEIAEYERPYRFVDQMLNGAFKSMRHEHSFTQLDNHTTRMTDTLKFEAPLGILGWIAERIVLKRYMTAFLESRNRKLKMIVESGYVRPVYNDNSQNVNIQTNKNN, from the coding sequence TTGATTCAAGTTGTAACGGAGATAACCATTAACGCGCCAATTGAACGATGCTTCGATGCTGCTCGTGACATTGATTTACATACGCAGACCGTATGGAGACATACCCGTGAACAAGCAGTTTCGGGGGTGACTACAGGTCTTATTCGGGATGGAGATACGGTAACTTTCGAAGCGACACATTTAGGAGTGCGTCAGAGATTGACCTCTGAGATTGCGGAGTATGAGCGTCCCTATCGCTTTGTTGACCAGATGCTGAACGGTGCTTTCAAAAGTATGCGTCATGAACACAGCTTCACCCAGCTGGATAATCACACTACACGTATGACCGATACGCTTAAATTTGAGGCGCCTCTTGGTATTCTGGGTTGGATTGCTGAACGAATTGTATTGAAACGATATATGACGGCATTCTTAGAGAGTCGAAATCGGAAGTTGAAGATGATTGTGGAGTCAGGTTATGTCAGACCTGTCTATAATGACAATAGTCAAAATGTGAATATACAGACAAATAAAAATAACTAA
- a CDS encoding MFS transporter, protein MNTSAQLIQLTSQKQPGISRMVAVIFALCSGLAVANIYYAQPLLDSMAQEFNIATSSIGIVVTVTQICYAIGLLLLVPLGDLLNRRKLIIVQMSLSILALVVVGTAGSSSVLFIGMAIVGLLAVVTQTLVASAASLASPSERGYIVGLVTSGIVIGILLARTVAGVLNDWLGWRSVYLVSASLTLLGVVAMSLIMPRQQSITATLRYGTLLLTVLQLYRDMRILRVRGVLAMLVFTAFSILWTSMVLPLSDSPFNLSHTAIGAFGLAGVAGALAATRAGKLADQGLGQKTTGISLLILLASWLPISYIHHSLGYLIVGVILLDLSVQAVHVSNQSLIYAVRPEAQSRLTAAYMIFYSIGSAVGSIASTQMYALTGWIGVCWLGAGVSAAALVFWIWDRFVTRQAAHG, encoded by the coding sequence ATGAATACCTCAGCTCAACTAATTCAGCTCACCTCACAGAAACAACCCGGTATCTCCCGAATGGTCGCTGTAATATTTGCATTATGCAGCGGTCTTGCGGTCGCAAACATCTACTATGCTCAGCCTCTACTCGATTCCATGGCTCAAGAGTTTAACATCGCGACTTCTTCCATAGGCATTGTAGTTACAGTAACGCAAATCTGTTATGCCATAGGTTTGTTGTTACTGGTACCTTTAGGAGATCTTCTGAATCGACGAAAACTAATCATCGTGCAAATGTCCCTATCTATACTCGCTTTAGTTGTTGTTGGAACAGCTGGGTCAAGCTCTGTTTTATTTATTGGCATGGCCATCGTTGGTCTGTTGGCTGTCGTTACACAAACTCTCGTTGCCTCTGCGGCTTCCCTTGCCTCCCCTTCGGAGCGCGGGTATATTGTAGGTTTGGTTACGAGCGGAATTGTTATTGGTATTTTGTTGGCTCGAACGGTTGCCGGCGTGTTAAACGATTGGCTCGGCTGGCGATCAGTCTATCTCGTCTCTGCCAGTTTAACCTTGCTGGGAGTGGTTGCTATGAGCTTGATCATGCCCAGACAGCAATCCATCACAGCGACACTTCGCTATGGCACGTTGCTGTTGACTGTCCTTCAATTGTATCGGGATATGCGCATTTTGCGTGTACGCGGAGTGCTAGCCATGCTCGTATTCACAGCCTTTAGTATATTGTGGACTTCCATGGTTTTGCCTCTAAGCGATTCACCGTTCAACCTTTCTCACACGGCGATTGGCGCATTCGGGCTGGCGGGTGTAGCCGGTGCACTTGCAGCTACACGGGCTGGTAAGCTCGCAGACCAAGGTCTTGGGCAAAAGACCACTGGAATTTCGCTACTTATTTTGCTTGCATCCTGGCTGCCTATTAGCTATATCCATCATTCGCTAGGGTATCTGATCGTAGGTGTAATTCTTCTTGACCTATCCGTGCAAGCCGTACATGTATCGAATCAAAGTCTCATTTATGCAGTACGTCCTGAGGCACAGAGCCGTTTAACTGCTGCATATATGATCTTTTATTCCATCGGAAGTGCCGTCGGTTCCATCGCTTCTACGCAGATGTACGCCTTAACAGGCTGGATCGGTGTATGCTGGTTAGGTGCAGGGGTGAGCGCCGCTGCTCTCGTATTTTGGATATGGGATCGTTTCGTAACAAGGCAAGCCGCTCATGGTTAA